From the Oncorhynchus kisutch isolate 150728-3 unplaced genomic scaffold, Okis_V2 scaffold2879, whole genome shotgun sequence genome, one window contains:
- the LOC116370994 gene encoding eomesodermin, with product MLGEGESNTFPSPKDAPRPEERRKSPVVGADDPAMAGSASRYTDGLGPDRYYISPPSKQTGDMASPCSLFPYSQSGTVYTGSGGSRYSTSLHFSSVLPPTGFSSAGRNQFGSAYQLGQGGCLYPPYSTGSGIGSVPLPSGTGVRAQVYLCNRPLWLRFHRHQTEMIITKQGRRMFPFLGFNLMGLNLSAHYNVFVEVMLADPNHWRFQGGKWITCGKADNNMQGNKMYVHPESPNTGAHWMRQEISFGKLKLTNNKGGSNNNAQMIVLQSLHKYQPRLHIVEVTEGLEDMSSDPKTQTFTFPENQFIAVTAYQNTDITQLKIDHNPFAKGFRDNYDSMYTAPEGDRLTPSPTGSHQIVPGARYAMQPFFQDQVINNLPQNRFYNSERTVPQTNSLFSPQPEDSASQRWFISMQQGGAGPNKLDLSSYEGDYSSSMLPYGIKSLPLQNSHALTYYPDSPFTSMAAGWGSRGSYQRKVTTGLPWSPRPSPTGFPEDQLSVPDKDKAQGEEINGSSVGNIASTWTDTHSSTPGLEKADSGAVVCKRRRTPLSGPGTENSPTVKGEGLTATDTYSKDSSVSKSMAYYSFYTGP from the exons ATGctcggagagggagagagcaacacCTTTCCTTCCCCCAAGGACGCCCCCCgcccggaggagaggagaaagtccCCGGTGGTGGGTGCAGATGACCCGGCTATGGCCGGCAGCGCTAGCCGATACACCGACGGACTCGGGCCAGACCGCTATTATATCTCACCCCCATCCAAGCAAACTGGAGACATGGCGAGTCCATGTTCGTTATTCCCTTATTCTCAGTCCGGTACCGTTTACACGGGTTCCGGTGGATCCAGATATTCGACATCGCTTCACTTCAGCTCGGTGTTGCCTCCCACGGGATTCTCCTCCGCGGGGCGCAATCAGTTCGGCTCGGCCTACCAGTTAGGACAGGGTGGGTGTCTCTACCCTCCATACAGCACCGGCTCCGGGATCGGCTCGGTGCCCCTACCCTCGGGCACGGGGGTGAGGGCTCAGGTCTACCTCTGTAACCGGCCTCTCTGGCTCAGGTTCCACCGTCATCAGACCGAGATGATTATCACCAAACAGGGCAG GCGGATGTTCCCGTTCCTGGGTTTCAACCTGATGGGTCTGAATCTCTCTGCTCATTACAACGTGTTTGTGGAGGTCATGCTCGCTGACCCCAACCACTGGAGGTTCCAAGGCGGGAAATGGATCACCTGCGGAAAGGCGGACAATAATATGCAGG GAAACAAAATGTACGTCCATCCTGAATCTCCCAACACGGGAGCACATTGGATGAGACAGGAGATCTCGTTCGGCAAACTGAAGCTCACCAACAACAAAGGAGGCAGTAACAACAACGCACAG ATGATAGTTCTTCAGTCTCTTCACAAGTATCAGCCGCGGCTACACATTGTAGAGGTGACAGAGGGGTTGGAGGACATGAGCAGTGACCCAAAGACCCAGACCTTCACCTTCCCTGAGAACCAGTTTATAGCCGTCACGGCCTATCAGAACACCGAT ATCACACAACTGAAAATTGACCACAACCCGTTTGCAAAAGGATTCAGGGATAACTATGATTC GATGTACACAGCTCCAGAGGGTGACCGACTGACCCCCTCCCCCACCGGCTCCCACCAGATCGTCCCAGGTGCTCGCTATGCCATGCAACCTTTCTTCCAGGACCAGGTCATCAACAACCTGCCCCAGAACCGCTTCTACAACAGCGAGAGGACAGTACCCCAGACCAACAGTCTCTTTTCCCCTCAGCCAGAGGACAGCGCCTCCCAGAGGTGGTTTATCTCCATGCAACAGGGAGGAGCTGGCCCCAACAAACTGGATCTCAGTTCCTATGAAGGGGACTACTCTAGCAGCATGCTCCCTTACGGGATTAAATCCCTGCCTCTACAGAACTCCCACGCTCTCACCTACTACCCAGACTCTCCTTTCACTTCCATGGCAGCAGGATGGGGCTCTAGAGGATCTTACCAGAGAAAGGTGACCACGGGCCTGCCGTGGTCCCCTAGACCCAGCCCCACTGGGTTCCCAGAGGACCAGCTGTCTGTGCCTGACAAAGACAAGGCTCAGGGGGAAGAGATCAACGGCAGTAGTGTTGGTAACATAGCTTCAACGTGGACTGATACTCACTCTTCCACGCCGGGCCTGGAGAAAGCTGACTCTGGGGCCGTGGTGTGTAAAAGGAGACGTACGCCTCTGAGTGGACCCGGCACAGAGAACTCCCCCACTGTAAAGGGTGAGGGTCTGACTGCCACTGACACCTACAGCAAAGACTCATCCGTTTCTAAAAGTATGGCTTACTATTCCTTCTACACAGGCCCTTAA